The DNA segment AGCTGGGCCGAAGGGTACTATAATATCTCCAAAGACGATGTCGCAAACGTCCCAATGAGACTTGATTATCCATTCAATGTGTCCAAAATTAGAGACATGGTATACTCAGAGACCAACAACCTCCTGAACCAGCTCCACAGAGACAACATTTACACCCTCGATCCACTGATTTCCCAGGTAGTGTTATATCACATCGCTAGAGTAGACTATACAGTGCTTCCAAAGCTTCAAGACAGAAATTCAGAACTGTACTTCTTGTATCCCTCAGAGGTGTACACTGAATATCTCCGGATATTGGCGAAAATTAGGGGGGTGGAGACGTTCTACGAATACTTGGTAGATCCATAAGTGGTAAGAACAGCATGGGTTCTTTACCGTTCTTTTCTTTACTGCATTTTGAAAGCCTCGCCCGTGGTCTGAAAATGTTATGGGGATTAGTAAGATAGTTGCTTGCTTTGAAAATGCACACCTTTTTAAACCCCTGCCCACAACTAAGACCAACGCAGCCCCACGCCTCAGGAGAGGCCTGGGGGCGTAAGGAGGAATAGACATGATAAAAATCCACACAGTTAGCGGTTACGAGGAAGTCGGCAAGAACATGACAGCCGTCGAGTACAACGGGGAAGTCGTTATAATCGACATGGGGATAAGGCTTGACCGCGTTCTCATCCATGAGGACGTCAACATCCAGCAGTTCCCCACGAAGGAACTCCAGAAGCTCGGTGCGATTCCTGACGATTCTTCAATCAGAAACAAGAAGGTTGTCGCCATAACCTTCACCCACGGTCACCTCGACCACATAGGGGCGGTCGCCAAGCTCGCCCCCCACTACCCGGACGTCCCAATATACGGCACGCCCTACACGATAAAGCTCGCGAAGGGCGAGGTCAAGAGCGAGCAGTACTTCGAGGTCAAGAACCCGATGTACGAGACCGAGTACGGCGAGATAGTCCAGGTGAGCGAGAACCTGGCTATAGAGTTCGTCCAGATAACGCACTCAATACCGCAGTCCGCGATGGTGGTTGTCCACACCCCTGAGGGCGCGGTCGTCCACACGGGCGACTTCAAGTTCGACAACAACAACCCCCTCGGGGAGAGGCCCGACTACAAACGCCTGAAGGAGCTCGGGAAGGAGGGCGTCAAGGTCCTCATAGCGGAATCAACCCGCGTCGCTGAACCAACCAAGACGCCGAGCGAGGCCGTTGCACAGATGCTCCTTGAGGACTTCTTCCTCTACGAGGGCATGGAGGCGGACGGGCTTATAGCTACGACCTTCGCCAGCCACATTTCTCGCCTTCAGGAGCTCATCTGGATAGCCAACAAGATGGGCAGGCAGGCCGTTCTGGTCGGCCGCTCGCTCGCCAAGTACACCGGAATAGCCAAGCAGCTCGGTCTCATCAAGATGAAGGGAGCGAAGGCCGTGAGGAGCCCAAACGCCGTCAGGAAGGTTCTCAAGGAGGTCTCTCAGGCAAGGGAGAACTATCTGCTGATAGTCACCGGACACCAGGGGGAGCCCGGTGCAGTCCTTACGAGGATGGCCAACGGGGAGCTATACGACATCGGCAAGCGCGATACGGTCGTCTTCTCCGCCGGAACGATACCCAACCCGCTCAACAGGGCACAGCGCTACGTCCTCGAGACGAAGCTCAAGATGAAGGGAGTCAGAATGATAAAAGACCTCCACGTCAGCGGCCACGCCAGCAGGGAAGACCACCGCTACCTCATCAGAATGCTGAACCCGGAGAACATAGTTCCAGCGCACGGTGAGTTCAGAATGCTGACCCACTACGCGGAGCTGGCCGAGGAGGAAGGCTACCTGATAGGCAGGGACGTCTTCGTGTCGAGGAACGGCTACATGGTCGAAATACGCTGAACGTCGAGGGCAAAACTGATAAACCGTTGCCCTATTTTTCCTTTAGGTTGTTTTCATCACTCACGGGGTGATAGAATGGGGAAGTACGATGAGCTGTTCGCAAGGGTTAAAGAGACCGCAAAGGACGTTGATAAGGCAATATTCGAGCTCATCCCTGAAAAAGAGCCGGATAAGCTCTATGATGCAGCCAGACACTATCCACTCGCGGGCGGAAAGAGGGTTCGTCCGTTCGTCGTCCTGAGGGCGGCTGAAGCCGTCGGCGGCGATCCAGTCAAGGCGCTCTATCCAGCGGCCGCCGTCGAGTTCATCCACAACTATTCGCTGGTTCACGACGACATAATGGACATGGACGAGCTGAGGCGCGGAAGGCCGACCGTCCATAAAATATGGGGCGTCAACATGGCAATCCTCGCCGGAGACCTGCTGTTCTCCAAGGCCTTCGAGGCGGTAGCTAAAGCGGAGGTCAGCCCAGAGAAAAAGGCGAGGATTTTAGAAGTCCTCGTCCAGACTTCCAACGAGCTCTGCGAGGGGCAGGCCCTCGACATCGAGTTCGAGACGAGGGAAGAGGTCACAGTTGATGAATACCTCAGGATGATAAGCGGCAAGACGGGTGCGCTCTTCGATGGCTCCGCAACGATAGGCGCTATCGTTGGAACTGAGGACGAGGAGTACATTCAGGCGCTCTCGAAGTGGGGGAGGAACGTTGGAATAGCCTTCCAGATATGGGACGACGTTCTTGACCTCATAGCCGACGAGGAGAAGCTCGGAAAACCCGTCGGTAGCGACATCAGGAAGGGCAAGAAGACGCTCATAGTGGGCCACTTCTTTGACAATGCAACTGAGAAGGACAAGGCCGAGTTCCTGAAGGTCTTCGGCAAGTACGCCGGCGACGCCAAGGGCGACGCGCTCATCCACGACGAGAAGGTCAAGGAAGAAGTTGCCAGAGCTATCGAGCTCCTCAGGAAGTACGGCAGCATCGATTACGCCGCAGAATACGCTAAGAACCTCGTCAGGGAGGCAAACGAGGCCTTGAAGGTTCTCCCGGAGAGCGAGGCTAGGAAGGATTTGGAGCTTTTGGCGGAGTTTTTGGTTGAGAGGGAGTTCTGAGCTTTACTCCTCTTTTTCCGCCAGAACCATCCCACAGGAGGATGCTCCGTCCCCTTCTTCCACTTTTCATGTGCTTTATCCCAGCGCTCCAGAAGTTCGGCGCGCTTTTTCTCGTCTTTTATCTGCTCCACGTATTCCCGCGGGATGTAGGCTAAGTAGTGCGGCAGGCCCGGCTCAAAGGTTCCGCTTTCGGTTATCTTTCCACCTGCCGTTTTCACCAGCTCTTTCAGCTTTTTCAGTGGAGATAGTGCAGGTCGTCCTTCTC comes from the Thermococcus thioreducens genome and includes:
- a CDS encoding RNase J family beta-CASP ribonuclease, giving the protein MIKIHTVSGYEEVGKNMTAVEYNGEVVIIDMGIRLDRVLIHEDVNIQQFPTKELQKLGAIPDDSSIRNKKVVAITFTHGHLDHIGAVAKLAPHYPDVPIYGTPYTIKLAKGEVKSEQYFEVKNPMYETEYGEIVQVSENLAIEFVQITHSIPQSAMVVVHTPEGAVVHTGDFKFDNNNPLGERPDYKRLKELGKEGVKVLIAESTRVAEPTKTPSEAVAQMLLEDFFLYEGMEADGLIATTFASHISRLQELIWIANKMGRQAVLVGRSLAKYTGIAKQLGLIKMKGAKAVRSPNAVRKVLKEVSQARENYLLIVTGHQGEPGAVLTRMANGELYDIGKRDTVVFSAGTIPNPLNRAQRYVLETKLKMKGVRMIKDLHVSGHASREDHRYLIRMLNPENIVPAHGEFRMLTHYAELAEEEGYLIGRDVFVSRNGYMVEIR
- a CDS encoding polyprenyl synthetase family protein, whose product is MGKYDELFARVKETAKDVDKAIFELIPEKEPDKLYDAARHYPLAGGKRVRPFVVLRAAEAVGGDPVKALYPAAAVEFIHNYSLVHDDIMDMDELRRGRPTVHKIWGVNMAILAGDLLFSKAFEAVAKAEVSPEKKARILEVLVQTSNELCEGQALDIEFETREEVTVDEYLRMISGKTGALFDGSATIGAIVGTEDEEYIQALSKWGRNVGIAFQIWDDVLDLIADEEKLGKPVGSDIRKGKKTLIVGHFFDNATEKDKAEFLKVFGKYAGDAKGDALIHDEKVKEEVARAIELLRKYGSIDYAAEYAKNLVREANEALKVLPESEARKDLELLAEFLVEREF